Proteins encoded within one genomic window of Thalassophryne amazonica chromosome 23, fThaAma1.1, whole genome shotgun sequence:
- the nelfa gene encoding LOW QUALITY PROTEIN: negative elongation factor A (The sequence of the model RefSeq protein was modified relative to this genomic sequence to represent the inferred CDS: substituted 1 base at 1 genomic stop codon), with protein MASMKDSDTGLWLHNKLGSTDELWTPPSIASLLTVSVIDNIRLCFSSLSPPVKLKLLLGMLHLPRRTVDEMKEALSEIIQLATVDSEPWVLMVADILKSFPETGSLNLDLEEQNPNVQDILGELREKVTECEASAMLPLECQYLNKSALTTLVGPLTPPVKHFQLKRKPKSATLRAELLQKSIETAQQLKKTAGVPFHAKGRGLVKKIDTTTLEGTPKSPFRSPTAPSTVQPSQXTNTIAPPRTPLRKERGVKLLDISELDTVGAGREAKRRRKTLEAEAGEKAAKEEAVVENTTPDYAAGLVSAQKLGTLNENPLPSTSYLPATPSMVPSSSYIPSSEAQPANASGSGRDTLQSTRQPEESAAVGTGATATTLAGQYKQRTPMYNASTAANPATPTSPSTPTSTPASNGPPACHTASQPENHSQPPSTLQTQTPAPAQPQPKKNLSLTKDQMYAAQEMFKTANKVTRPEKALILGFMAGSRENPCPEQGDIIQIKLSEHTEVLPKADGTGSTTMLVDTVFEMNYSTGQWTRLKKYKPITNTS; from the exons ATGGCGTCGATGAAGGACAGCGATACGGGCCTGTGGCTTCACAACAAACTGGGCTCCACGGACGAGCTGTGGACGCCGCCGAGCATCGCCTCTCTGCTCACCGTCTCGGTTATCGACAACATCCGGCTGTGTTTTTCCAGTTTGTCGCCgccggtgaagctgaagctgctgcTCGGGATGCTGCACCTCCCCCGGCGGACCGTGGACGAG ATGAAGGAGGCTCTGTCGGAGATAATCCAGCTGGCGACAGTGGATTCGGAACCGTGGGTACTGATGGTTGCCGATATCCTCAAATCCTTCCCAGAGACGGGGTCTCTCAATCTGGACTTGGAGGAACAGAATCCCAATGTCCAGGATATCCTAGGAGAGCTCCGGGAGAAAG TAACGGAGTGCGAGGCGTCCGCCATGCTTCCTCTGGAGTGTCAGTACCTCAACAAGAGCGCGTTGACCACTTTGGTGGGACCCCTCACACCCCCTGTCAAACACTTCCAGCTGAAGAGGAAGCCCAAGAGCGCCACCCTCAGGGCTGAGCTGCTACAGAAGT CCATAGAGACGGCTCAGCAGCTGAAAAAGACAGCCGGAGTTCCTTTTCACGCCAAAGGGAGGGGCTTGGTCAAAAAGATTGACACGACAA CTCTTGAAGGGACTCCCAAAAGCCCATTCCGCAGCCCCACAGCTCCCAGTACTGTTCAGCCCTCCCAGTAAACGAACACCATTGCCCCTCCCCGGACGCCACTCCGCaaagagagaggggtgaag CTGTTGGACATTTCGGAGTTGGACACGGTTGGAGCTGGCAGAGAGgcaaagaggaggaggaagactcTGG AAGCGGAGGCCGGAGAGAAGGCAGCCAAAGAAGAAGCCGTGGTGGAGAACACCACTCCTGACTACGCCGCCGGTCTCGTCTCTGCGCAG aAACTCGGCACGCTGAATGAGAATCCTCTGCCGTCCACCAGCTACCTGCCGGCAACACCCAGCATGGTGCCCTCTTCCTCCTACATCCCCAGCTCTGAGGCTCAGCCAG CGAATGCCAGCGGTTCTGGACGAGACACACTGCAGTCGACACGCCAGCCAGAGGAGTCGGCCGCAGTGGGCACAGGCGCTACTGCCACCACTTTAGCTGGCCAGTACAAACAGAGGACGCCCATGTACAACGCTAGCACCGCAGCCAACCCTGCGACCCCCACATCCCCCAGCACACCAACCTCCACCCCTGCCAGCAACGGGCCTCCAGCCTGCCACACTGCCAGCCAACCAGAGAACCACAGCCAGCCTCCCAGTACGCTGCAGACCCAGACCCCGGCACCAGCACAGCCACAGCCCAAAAAGAACCTGTCGCTCACG AAAGACCAAATGTACGCcgcacaggaaatgttcaaaaccGCCAACAAGGTCACCAGGCCAGAGAAAGCCCTCATTCTGGGATTCATGGCTGGATCCAGAG AGAACCCATGTCCAGAGCAGGGGGACATCATCCAGATCAAGCTGAGCGAGCACACGGAGGTTCTGCCCAAAGCCGACGGCACCGGGAGCACCACCATGCTGGTGGACACAGTTTTCGAAATGAACTACTCCACGGGACAGTGGACCCGCCTGAAGAAATACAAACCCATCACCAATACGTCCTGA